The sequence ATTCTGACTTCATTTCGATCAAACTAAAGCGCTAAGGACGTGTTGGAAGATGGAATAAACGTGATGGAACGCCAGGACTTAGTCATTtgcaacaaaaagatgaacatTTGCTCTCAggaacaaaatcgctcctgtccctcactgaaggaccggagcttgtttctcaaaattttattgtccttgcaggatcaagacgaattttggattggaagagataaagggaggcatgttctttccgttgaatataatttgaagaaattcgcaaacatggaaatgtgccaggaacaaaaattgctcctgtccctcactgaaggaccgaagcttaaaatccaacattgccttgtccttgcaagatttgaacgatttcgcgatttgaggagaaccaaggaagtacatcttatcagttgaatataacttgaaattgCCATCATAAGGAAAATggaccctagaagcaaaatcgctcctgtccctcagtcagggactagggcgaaatttagtgatagctcccgtccctctcccagggaccagagcgaatttccttataagGCAAgatttgggcaaagatcaagtgaGTTTTAAGcttgaggcaagcaaaggaggtGTAACGAatccattgaagacaaattgaagattgcaagacaccaaagtgaggcccatatttgcctaggcgctcctgtccctcaaccagggactagagcgatttcttccttagaccaATTTCTCACCAAGTTGAAACGAATTCCATGTCAAAGATGAATGAAAGGgagcatgacgagtccgttgaagatagttttaaacgttggcaaagtgtgattgagcctacaagtgaaagttcgctcctgtccctcagccagggaccagggcgaaatcttaGTTATCTAACATTTCCCTTCAAGTTTAAGTCACTCCAATTCAGGGTACAAGGAAGCAATGATGTTTTGAAGGTGTTCCAAGAGAAATGAAGTTGCAAAGATCGCCAAATATGATGAaatgcctaagttcgctcctgtccctcagtcagggaccaaagCGAAATCTCTAAATTTGCTTAAATTTCGAAGGCCACGTTCGTTTCAAGTGTTCAAGAAGGAATAAAGGACGtcattttacgccttgaagacaaattgatatcaatatgatgaaggatttgcactatataccaaggttcgctcctgtccttcaggcaaggaccagggcgatattcactaaaTTGGCCATTTCTTTCAAAAACCACGTCAAGGCAAGGTCGTACAAGGTTACACAAGGTCAAAAATGTCTTTGAGAGAATGATAGGCAAGGAAGTTAACATCAAAAAGTGATCAACTTGAGCAAAGagacaaattcgctcctgtcctccagTCAAGGACTagggcgatattcataaaatcTATTACTCCTTCCAAAGATCACATCAAAGCAAAATTTTACAAGGTTGAAAATGTCATTTGCAAGGTGATAAACAAGAAGTGGATGTTTAAAGATCACAAATTTGAGCTAAaaatgcaagttcgctcctgtccttcagtcaaggaccagggcgatattcataaaatcTATTACTCCTTCCAAAGATCACATCAAGGCAAAATTATACAAGGTTGAAAATGTCATGTGAAAGGTAACAAGCAAGAAGTGAAGGTTGAAAGATCACAAAATTGAGCTAGAGactgaagttcgctcctgtccctcagtcagggaccagggcgataatgatcaTAAGGGGCATTCATTTACGACATtaaatcaatcaagttcaagattccTGTTTAAATTGCCAGTTTCAACGTAAGGGATGTgattttgaacgtaaaaggcgagaaaatcaaggccaaaatgaagttcgctcctgtccctcagccagggaccagggcgatatggtTTGTACCTCTTTACATCTTCCAAATTTTGGCGCTAACATAATTTTTGAATTATATTAAATGCTAAAAAATCGATAAAATTTGAAATATCCAATTAAAATTAGCATTTAAAAATTGCgcaagacatttaattaattaattttgcctttgaaaaaaaaaatcgaaaaaattaattaccaaggcaattaattaattaattaattaattaaataaaaatggtaagcgcttgggttttattttctatattttaacAAAGTCGgccttaatttttatttaaaatttgattttaattgccttatttacaaagtcggcctagaggggattgagagggtgagcgcctataaaggggaggtgaattatttcattttcaaatcatcatttaaaccttcatttgcatgcaatttggagaagacaaggagaagtgcgaatttcatCAAAAGGAGAAGTGCGAAACATCATCAAAAGGAGTGCGAATTTGGTTCAAGTGGAGCGAGCTTGCCATCATCTCGATTGAAGaccccccaaaggtggcgaagttgctaagGAAGACGTTCGCTTGAGGAAGATCACGTTGAAaagcttcaaattttgatttttgcctaggcgaatttccttgTTTTGCATTTTTAGAGTTAGTTCGCAAGTAAGGTATGGCGAAATCTTCccttattttgaattttgatcgtcatagtcttagtcttgaatttttgaattttgaaattttgaaatttcagtagctcaatcgtatttaggaaatgataactcaaagacttatcatgaagtttcctaaatttaatctctaatctatagttatacattgcaaaatctattacttactatgaaatgttgtgtaggtgtttcaatggcgaccccgaaggccggagcatccaccagtcgtccagctctcatgaaggaagatcaaaagaacaaggaattggagaccaagatcgtgtctaagtggagcaacattggagataccaacttgggcaacttcagtacgaagaagtttcgagaggtcccttacattggcaagccatcacctgtcgccaggaggataattgaaagtggcatcattaaggcggccggcttccctccagcagtccagtgccatgagttgatgatcgagtgtgctcgtcattatgatccacagtccagaacgatcgtgtccaaggagggaaacactttagcttatctttcagaggaagctataagtgaggctttccatcttccagaacacagagatatggtctataagagcatagaaggagccaggtccatgtacgaagatgatcctgatgcttgcctaagcatcatcaacaagaactggttactcaagagtcgtcctcgcctgagcaagatcccgaacacaccacataggatcgatttccaggaggagtacagagatttgataacaatgctcaaccgagtcacaggagctcctcaagccttctattttgagaagtggatgttctacttcatccaagtgatagttcagggaaaaggaacaattcattgggctagaatgattagccattgcttggacgtacagttaaggagactgaaggctaccaagtccttccacatgagttcatacgtcatatatgccttgatcaggagctttgagtacgcaggactacctcatagaggggtgattggaagaggacccggcgaggtcagggtttgtgattcctatgttcacttgcatcatccgctaggaagtaactacaagctagttaatgataccttcacgatgaatatcaccaggacgttgcaaggtgggattcacaatagaCTATCATAGGATGCGCAagagctagtaaagaggtacggtgcttggttcatccaatttccgaaatttacttatatcagggtccatggatgtccttcacctccatacatgttgccgagatatccgacagatagaattgtgttacttgaagtaactagatagttggcagcttatgcgaatgcattcagacacagacatggaaatggagttcctgtacctatcatattaggcaattcagttgaggtatgtcctaatgctctagccatggatgacgcagaggagttagctttgtattcattttcattctttgccttgagagaaagctttgatccacatggatatatagaggagacagtcggtagaaaatataagcatgagtttcagatagaagattttatgatgaatctcttagatgatcttgaagtgaaaagaaagatgcattctagattgcctttggatttcatcaggaaatgcaagatttacagagtggccgaccaagctcaggacagtggcagacatctccaatcatcctatgatcgagaaagcaaaacagtgaggttagattggaatgagcccgaggttgtggatctagatgctttgatggctccggttttgtcttgtactcgcagatgggttgatgtgcagcatcagaagttgagagaacagggcatagctatgactttcaccttggaggagagaccagctgaaggtggagcaagtgtaagcgaaggtaatcctaatcccagaaatacaagtgaaggcaaccttcgaagcgcaagtgaaggcaatctccatcctagaggctcgaagaggaaagaaagacctgaaaaaagagaatcttccaagaagaagcaagaggccaacggagatcgttcatccggcacatcttctcgacaagagaagaggacatttgagatagaggagtctatggaatcaatggtacagaacgataaagaaggacaggcacctcgaagATCACCAGGAGGATCTCTCCAAGATAATGAGTTGCATGAAGATAGGGAagataacgaagtaacatctcctcccagagaagaagaattgcctaaggagattcaggttaaagaaacaagatctgccatcccagattggttaaaggaaagactaacgaaggtgattgtgattgaggacgaggacaatgtgattgatttggagagccttgttggacattcccaggaagtgacagagaagaggaagggcactaagatgtccaagatgatccgagatgagactggatccagaaaattgtagatagctacaccggccgtagacaagtatgaaggtgagatccttgcagaggaatatgatgtagaaacatttgagctaggtccactcacagccgagcaaacACTTGATGATGCCatcgattcatttgaggcactgaaagacaagcttagggaagaaatggagaaaaataggaagcttgagagagaggtcggtgcttggagagcatatttcagccatctcaatcagcctttgggacgtcaggatccagcaagatcacccgtacaggcgcttccccttcaatcaattggtgaggcagagagagtcaggagtttggtccagcttatgagctcatggattgacaaatctcataccgttgccatggaatttgcaacaaggatgatgcagaccattcatagggctatccaggttcttgagatcatccacaatttgatgataacagtagctgcttttgctcatactaaagatgttatcattcctgtcttgcaagtaatcagacaaacatcaaggaaggtcttagcacaggaaaagatcatggatggaggacctcatagtttgctccagtggtcaaccttactccagatgaaggaagttctcttcgaggacatcagtactaggtgcaatcatgttgaggaggttatccacccgatccaggacagagtatttgaggtactacgtaccattcttggcaggaggatcgaggttgagacagatgtggatttgcaggaattggaggatagagtcaaggtcatcttttgcaaggatgttaatgttatcacagatgagcaacgggaccagatgtttgctaccatgctcttgattgagaagaccaaagagcttgaacctggatgggacgctgctcttctcaaggcatttgatcaggtcatccacttagaggaacgaatgaggaatcttcccgagattccaattgttgagatcgaaggaatcgtatcaagattcattgcatatgctaaaaaggaacattggagtcatcctaactgatccttcttgcgatatcttcttgcgatatcttcagcagttagagactttattcaagagaggataagatgcctttgggtattttattctgtgtatgatcgtgtacaaaatacacgtcaacaagtccttgcagagaagtggccccccaaagagccatcatgaaattcttctAATAATCTACTGACCTGAGCATGCTCAATACACCTTAATAAGACTCCATTAGACTCTCTCTTTTGAAAAGGGTGACGATccactaagacatagggaatggactgcaacctgaaatgTCTTCTTTTGGTCCTATCGAGACCTTGGGGATATCTACtgtccattaagaaggtggtcatgtcattGATCCAACTGAACCGAGTGTCGCTGctagttggttgatcctcttgtaatACAAGAGCGACCTGTGAAGGAGTCACAAAAGATGAGACAAGCTGTTCACATAGGCCCTTTcttcttacaagcttggtgatcttgatttGGATGTCATGTTCCATGACCCTGGTTATCCACCCAACCctcttctcaatgatgtccttgtttagaaggaattCCTTGACACTTGCATGAGGAACTAAGAGCTGGATCCTGTTGTTAGACAACATGTGTCTAAACTTCTTCAATGCTCTTTTAACAGTGAGGACCTGCTTTTCTAGGTATACCTAAGCTCATAATCCTTTAATCCCTCACTGAAGAAGGCAATGAGTTGCTCCAAATTGTCGTTATTCTGCTATGTCAGGACAATTGAGATGCTGGATTCTTCTCCAAAGGtattgttgacgtgtctaaaatcgctgaacttgcgacttcatccggccaacgcagaatataATGTacttgctgagtatcctatcctctcttgagataaggaaatccctaatgctggttttcgtttgatcaaaggggacgacctcaaagtttcgattgtcaggtcttgactgcaggattgctcagtggtttgatgttttttgctggaaacacaaaggggacttacggtgatATGGATAATTGCTGGATGAGCTCCCTAAAATTTTGACAGTCTCATTATCGATTGGTTCCAGTTAGATGATACTATTTCAGCAAAACTGTAGATTCTTCTTgttaaaaaaaaggggaaaaatgagGGATAGGGAAAGAGAGGTACAACAAgtctaaattatttaactaagatagcatattaagaaaaacagacagacacctccaaataactagattaaacactatcagctatttaagcacaatacttgtatgaatctagtgcgatcttcaagggagaattgagttttcatgctattaaacacaCTTTagaactttaacattcattcaaTGAGTATTCAATAACCAAACTAAGCATGTGAAAGGGTtgagattaaccatgcagaaggagTGACAATCAGTcagtccctaatggtatgaacaatgaggattctatcagatgtttatctagaaaatgctatagAAATGAAAGCAACATAACAGAATAATTCAAactggtgaagaaggagaccatgcactcacaatgaaATTGAAATAGTCTTAACTTTGTATTAAATcttgtaaatttcgccagagcttcagcaacaatccatgaacttcttacaaaatgagggaaaaccagtccctttaaataggcttcaaaaatagatgaatggccaagatctaatctaaacaaatggcccagattcatccttacaataGGTACCCATgcccataaatggagggtaaatatcagcaactaccccgaagggagcaataactacctaaaaagCTAATTAGAACTTatccaaaataattcaaaaaggtttaagtttacagttgacttggaagtcaaatatgaccctttggccaaaaagtgcacttttcaaaatataaaagaaaaaaggcactttaggaaagcactttctctTTGTCAGCCCTAGATTCCTCGGTGATGAACTCGACCTCGTTGTGCAGATACTCTCCCCATATATCCCGATCAGTTGCACGCTCTACCTAAACGTAGTCCTGAAATCTCAGGCGTAACTTGAATAATTCGGTCGTCGGCGGCATAGGTGGGTTGAACATTTTGTAATAAATTCTCCAGGCCTCTGTCCAGTATGACTTGTTATTTTCAAAATATGATATGTCTGCTTGCAGCCTAGCAGCAAAATCTAGATCCTCTATGGAGTAAGTGACCTTGGGATTGAGCCAGTCCTCCCACTGCGGTTGTACCTCACTATCCACTGGGAACCGTGGATTTGAGGATCCTTTCACCAAGATCCTTCACATTTGATAAAGTGTCATCGCATTTATCATGCATTTTATTGATATTATCCCTCATGTCGTCCTTCATGCTGAGGGTCCAATACCATTCTTTGAAAGTATTGACACTATAGGGATTTAGGATAAATTTAGGATTTGGGATtatgatatggtttgcaaacttATAGTTTTCGCACCTTACACTTCTCCCTTCATTTGCGATTTTCGGGATTTACAGATGCTTTGAAAACTTCAGAGTTTTACCTTATAGTGCCATTTTCGGGGTTTTGACCCACTTTGCTAACTTTACAGTTTTCATCTATCCTTAATAATGTGATTTTCGGCACTTATGAGGTTTTTGCAAACTTCGGACTTTGAAGGAATTTTGCTAACTTCTGTGTTTTTAGGCACTTTGAAAATTTCGGCACTTTTAAGTGCTTTGCAAACTCTTTTTTACCTTTTCGCGCTTAACTCCCACAATGCGAACTTCGGCGATGTGGAGGTTTTTGAAAATTCCTTTAACCTTTTCATATTTTTACCTCATCATGCAATTTCGGCATTCTAGGGGGTTTTGAAAAGTTTCTGACTTTAAAACTTTCACGCCATAATGCGCTTTTCGGTGATTTGGGGGAGTTTACAAGTTTTAAACTTTTCGCATTTATCCCTCCTTGTGCAATTTTAACCTTTTAAcctacgttaccccaagtttccggcaCGAGGAGACGAGTTTccaggacggcaaatttttttgccaaatttggggacggggggggacggcaaaggggacggctatataaaatatagggaaaattttaaatatataggaaaatttaaatgttcatatgaaaacatggataaagcatgtgtatgatactatgaaaatatgaaaacatggatatagcatgtgtatgatactatgaaaacattttagaatgcaaacatcgaacatatagcatgtgtatgatactatgaaaacattttagaatgcaaacattgaacatacaacattatcaatagactcaattgtcaatactcaatatgcactcataagtcagaatttcaattcattcacattgtcaatatgcatatcataatagatattaaataaataacatacaaaatgcccaaaggctacactgctgccatattgtttcattgtcaattgcgatatggaaatcaaaatagtactaagtaaATACTAAAAACTAAAAAGCAAAGTATAATGCTGCCCCTAATGTACATCTCCTAACATTGCATCAAAATCAGAGTCCTCTGAGTCTATGCCACTATCCTGGTCAACGTCCACCTCGTCCAATGGAATCCCAACCAATCCCTGTGGTGTCTCCTCCTCATCAACCTGGGCCACATCTTTGGGATCAACATCCCATCGTAAAGCTGGAGTCTGACGATCCTGAAGTCGAAGAGCACTATGCACGGCCACTAGCTTCTCCGCTCGTCTAGAGGTAAATCTATTCCTCTTGATAGAGTGGATAAAGccatatgtggaccaattcctctctgCAGCAGAGGAACTAGCAACCTGTGAAAGTAAGCGAGTGGCAAGCAATTTCAATTGTAGTGTATCCCTCCCATGCcatgtccaccatccaatagggtCTCTCTGGGCTAATATAGCTATGTCCAACCTCGCCTGTGGTTTACTCAATGTAGGACCACGAAGATTTGTGAAGTCAAGGAATTGTGCACGAAGTATGGAAGCCTGCTCCTCTGTATATATCTTATCAATGGTTCGCGTGAACCCATCTAAAACCTCATCATCGTCAcatggaggcaaccttccatcctttggtgcatacCATTTGGGATTCAATGCATAGGCTGCCATATGAAGCGGGGTgttcattatgttccacctccgTGTCACAATGGGCCTAATATGTTGCTCATAGAACCCCAAAGTAGGATCCTTCGCCAAAATTGTTTGCTTAATCTTCCCAAGCATACTGTCAAATGTCTCGTATATCTCTCCAAGACTAGGAGAGTCTGTATCAGCATATCTAATGACATCTACAATAGGTGAGATGACAGAGCAAACATATGTGCAAGTGCaaagttcaaaatattaaaattagaatATGAAAATCAGCAATCTAAAACAATCAACAATTTGATAATAAAATTTTTAAATCAGTGATGTCTTACCTTACAGTGGACCACCAATTGTCATCAAGAATCTTTTGTTTGACAGATTTTCCTCCAGTAGAGTTTGATTCCCGCCATCTACCCCACTCAGGATTCACCACCATCAGTTGTAGAGGATCATGCACCTCAAGCATCCTCTCCAACAAGATGAAGTAAGTGGCATACCTacattcattaaaataataaaaaaattaagtggCATATCTATATTTTATTCAATGAGAATTAAATTAAAAAGTTGGAAGTTTGATACAAAATTAAGTGGCATTAGCAATTTAGCATACCTTGTTTCAACGGGTTTAAGGAACTCTTTCTTTGAAAATGATCTAAAGAGAGCAAGTGAggtgtggtggttgcaaatgaacatttgaatgtcTCTAGCTTCTGCCACCACTTGCTTCACCCAATCTATTTTCCCTATGTCTTTTAATGCATTGTTCAATGCATGAACACAACGTGGGGTCCAAAAGATGTGTTTGTAAGCACCCTCCACCATCAAACCTACTGATTTGCACACACGTGCTAAATCAGTGATCACCTGTACAACATTAGCAGCCCCAACCTCCTCTATGGCATCTCTCAAAATGCCAAACTGGAACTCTGCATCCTTACGCTTCCCAGAACAATCCACAGCTTTCAAAAAATAAGAATTAGCAAGGCATGTGACAATTACATTTGCCCTCCAAAATGCGAATTTCGGCCTTTTGAATGGTTTTATCAATTTTGGCATTTTGGGGATTTTGCCAATTTTTTACTTTTCTGTGTTTTCACTTAAAAGTGCGAATTTCGACACTTTcaaaacatcatgtaatttcctcCTTAGCGCGAATTTCAGGATTCAGAGGAGGTTTTGAAAATTTATACTTTTGCATCCTCTTATCTCTCCTATATCCTCTTACGAAAATCGGCGTTTTGGGTCTTCATGCAACCTTCAGATGCTTTATCCTTTACTTGGGGGGATTTGGCCAGTTTCTATCATCCTACACCTATCTCAGGCGATTTTACAAGCTTAAACGATCTCTTGGAATTTTCATGCCTGAAGGCTCAACTGATCATACGGATTCACAGGCTCCTCCGTTCATAACATCATCATCTCATGGATTGATTACGGGCATGCTCAAAGGGACACAAGACACTCTGTGcggaactcaacagggcgaaggtgaaaaggccaaaaaaaagggaaggggaccctgtcggcgacagggagcgtgtgcaacgcacaacaggtaTACAGGATAAAATCCTTTTTATAGTTAGGATTGACATGAGTAGGTGCTTGAGCAATTGCTtgcttgatttcttgaaatccGACCTTCCCTTCCTTGGTCCAATTGAGGGCTAAATTTTTCTTTAGCATGGAGgtggggttttaccatggtggcaaggttgggaatgaacctcctcacaaagttgatcctaccaaggaaactttgtaaTCCTTTTTTGTGACTCGCGAGTGGAAGGGAAAAAATAGCCTCCTCTTGCTTTGGATTAATGGCTAAGCCTTCTTTAGATACAATGTGTCCTaacaatcttccttgatcagtgGCGAATACACATTTGCTTGGGTTCAAGGACACCATATTCCTTGTATTTCAtgaacacctgctcaagatgatcaaaatgcTCAGCTGCATGCTTTGAATATACGGTTATATCATCAAAGTATATAAGCACAAAATTTGCTAATGCACCCTTGAAatccatgtccattgctctttgaaaggtggcacctgcattggttagcccaaaaggcatcttacaataagcataggtaccaCACTTAGTAATAAAGCCATTCTTGTATTGGTCGGACTCTTGGACCAAAATTTGATTGTAGCTAAtactcatccaagaatgaaaatctttgtAAGGCACTGGCTTTTTGTAGAATTTGTTCCATGGAGGGAAGGGGATAATGATCtttaagggaggctctattgagatccctaaagtctgcaCATGGTCTGATTTCCccatttccccattcttctttcttacagggACAAGGTTAGCCTGAAAACCAATTCAgaaatactgagaggtgggggtgaatcagtaattcaaAAATTATTAACAGTTGAAGCCACACAAAATAAGCAGATTGAACATTCAAAGAGAAGACACATaatttatctcgtggaaaaccctCTCAGGTAAAAAACCATAGCACACAATAGCTATCATTATAAAAAATGGGCTCCAACCCAATTACATACAAGAGCTACAACTCTTAAAGAGCACCAACTCCTAGAAGCAGAGGCTCCAACCTCTGTTTAAGATCCAACTCAACAAAAAGCAATACTTCAATAACACTTTTCAAAAAAACATTACAGTAGCACCTTTCAGACTATATGTCTGTACTTTTTCACAGGATAAAAGTCTAGCTTCATATACCACAGCCCATACCAATACAAAAAATTCTACTTAACAACAAAGATTGACACTTCTGCAGATCAGATTGTTCTCACACTGAATCTCATCACCTCATTTTACAGTCTGTGCAAAACATACGTCTCTCAGCAAAAACTATCACAGAAAAATCTTTTACAGCTTCATATAAAAATCGTATGACCCACAGATTCTTTCAAAAAAGACTTCAATAGCTCTCTTTTTAATTCCCACAGCAACAAAGACGTCACACCATTTTGACAATGTAGCCAGTATGCGATTTACTGCAAAATATTCCTTTCAACTTTTACACTTCTGTGTATACTTTCAACATTTCATACACCCATGTATAATGATAAGCAGCTGAAGAGGAAATCCACAATATTTCAATGAAAACACTCCTTCCATAGAGATATAGTTGCATAAAAAACAGTACCAGAAAGAATTTCTGTCTGATGCTTACCAAATAAACCAAAAAACTAACTCCTATCACAAATCTCCACACTCAAAAAAATGAAAATCGTGCTCAGAACATTACACAGGTTGCCCAAAATTATTACCAGCCAAAAGAACTCAACACAAAAACAATCTCTTTATAATCGAATTTACTAGTTCATCAACAATAGCTGCCCCCCTCTTTTTACAACTTAAAAATTAAAGATGCTTTCACTTTTTTTTGTGTTTTAGAGAGACGTTACCTACAAAAGAAGACAACCATCGATGCAATGAAAACAAAATTTAATCCTCACCACCAGCCTTTTCAATTCACATTGAGCCATATTTTATTTGTTGTCGTCACACACATAAAGATCACCAAACACAAAATTTTCTAGCCAACCCACACACCACAATAGTTTTCTACAGAAACTGAAATGACAATTACATCCTGGCTCAAACAACCACCCAAACAATGCTGTCAGAGAAGGTAATGCCAAAACTAGACACGTCAAAGTTAGTACATTGAGGAGGTAAATCCAATTGGGTGTATCATTCATCAATTGTATCTTGAATAAGGGAAAATCAACCAGGATCATCATACAGTTACATCAAACATGAtcaaagaagcagatagtttcagaagagttaatcaaagttgcTTAACTATAATGGTGCCCATCATCCTTATAT is a genomic window of Cryptomeria japonica chromosome 7, Sugi_1.0, whole genome shotgun sequence containing:
- the LOC131856678 gene encoding uncharacterized protein LOC131856678, with product MEEIQRHGVMKFLVEKPLQGFDDNVLYICKKNIEWRNSVIKQGYEEFVKLGRELSELVQNMLNDLKCIGVKYMEDGQTIDTADAIRKSFEMQVDMVKSATVITKNDFSTIAKIESLLFLCKDHLNNHVDKVIQRKDAEFQFGILRDAIEEVGAANVVQVITDLARVCKSVGLMVEGAYKHIFWTPRCVHALNNALKDIGKIDWVKQVVAEARDIQMFICNHHTSLALFRSFSKKEFLKPVETRYATYFILLERMLEVHDPLQLMVVNPEWGRWRESNSTGGKSVKQKILDDNWWSTVRYADTDSPSLGEIYETFDSMLGKIKQTILAKDPTLGFYEQHIRPIVTRRWNIMNTPLHMAAYALNPKWYAPKDGRLPPCDDDEVLDGFTRTIDKIYTEEQASILRAQFLDFTNLRGPTLSKPQARLDIAILAQRDPIGWWTWHGRDTLQLKLLATRLLSQVASSSAAERNWSTYGFIHSIKRNRFTSRRAEKLVAVHSALRLQDRQTPALRWDVDPKDVAQVDEEETPQGLVGIPLDEVDVDQDSGIDSEDSDFDAMLGDVH